A region of bacterium DNA encodes the following proteins:
- a CDS encoding oligosaccharide flippase family protein, with the protein MVLDTKRIIVRNSFYTVLNDIINIPLKLILISYMIRQLGLAEYGIWSLLGVLGGQIAQMSLSVPQGIIKYVPEYYAKKQYARINQLLSSAVILYFLLGLIVFGIAIIAQTWIYTDLFHISSTQYGYYTFVFWGAVLVFIGNQIFGIFPSLLNGLQRMDIVSKISMVSNIAEVILSLIVLYLGWGLFGLVGLMVVVDSLTILIYIIFAKYLFKPLQIRLSLFDLVELKKILKYSLQLQVSGIASQVVVDLPKVFISYYLGTAATGIYDVALKVVAILRKLLMRLISPIMPTASELFALQENTMIRRLFQQSLRYLYLVGFPLFAFIFAFARELVHFWLGAGVDITIAASTMRWLAVCFWLNLTVIPAAYLLNGIGKPKYGMYSAVLTLILMVFLTPYAIYFLKYTGAVIAVFLSWGLSAIVLHYNFFQTMKFSLRAIPIKPTVYYPLQIIIVTGICYFINRLLPMQLSFFIPIIFVTFIGYSFLLFWCKYIELYDVELIQPYIPNRLFLILRRMVT; encoded by the coding sequence ATGGTTTTAGATACTAAACGAATTATCGTTCGTAATTCATTTTATACGGTGCTAAACGACATTATTAATATCCCGCTAAAACTGATTTTAATCAGTTATATGATTCGGCAACTCGGATTAGCCGAATACGGTATTTGGTCGTTACTCGGTGTTCTTGGCGGGCAAATCGCCCAGATGTCGTTAAGTGTTCCGCAAGGAATAATAAAGTATGTTCCGGAATACTATGCTAAAAAACAATACGCTAGAATCAATCAGTTACTGTCTTCTGCTGTTATTCTTTATTTCCTCCTAGGATTGATAGTTTTCGGTATCGCAATCATCGCCCAGACCTGGATATATACTGATTTATTTCATATTTCTTCAACCCAATATGGTTATTATACTTTTGTTTTCTGGGGAGCTGTCCTTGTTTTTATCGGAAACCAGATTTTTGGTATATTTCCCTCACTGCTAAACGGACTTCAACGGATGGATATCGTTTCAAAAATCAGTATGGTATCTAATATTGCTGAAGTTATCCTATCATTAATCGTATTATATCTCGGTTGGGGATTGTTTGGGTTAGTCGGATTAATGGTAGTTGTTGATAGTTTAACTATTTTAATCTATATCATTTTTGCAAAATATTTATTTAAACCATTGCAGATACGATTGTCACTATTTGATTTGGTAGAATTAAAAAAGATATTAAAATATAGTTTACAACTGCAGGTTTCCGGAATTGCCAGTCAAGTGGTAGTTGATTTACCAAAAGTATTTATCAGTTATTATCTTGGCACCGCAGCGACTGGGATTTATGATGTTGCCTTGAAAGTAGTGGCGATACTCAGGAAATTATTGATGCGATTAATTAGTCCGATTATGCCAACCGCATCGGAATTGTTTGCATTGCAAGAAAATACAATGATTCGACGGCTATTTCAACAATCGTTACGGTATTTATATCTTGTGGGATTTCCGTTATTTGCTTTCATCTTTGCTTTTGCGAGAGAACTCGTTCATTTCTGGTTAGGAGCAGGAGTTGACATAACTATAGCGGCATCAACCATGCGGTGGTTAGCTGTGTGTTTCTGGTTAAATCTCACTGTAATACCTGCAGCATACCTGCTAAACGGAATAGGAAAACCGAAATACGGAATGTATAGTGCAGTATTGACATTAATCTTGATGGTTTTCCTCACGCCATATGCAATCTATTTTTTAAAATATACCGGTGCGGTTATCGCAGTTTTTCTTTCTTGGGGATTGAGCGCAATTGTATTACATTATAACTTCTTCCAGACCATGAAATTTTCTTTACGCGCCATACCTATAAAACCAACAGTTTATTATCCGTTGCAAATTATTATAGTTACTGGTATATGTTATTTTATAAATCGTTTATTACCAATGCAATTAAGCTTTTTTATTCCGATTATTTTTGTTACTTTTATTGGCTATTCTTTTCTTTTATTCTGGTGTAAATATATTGAATTATATGATGTTGAATTGATACAACCTTATATACCGAATCGGTTGTTTCTCATCTTACGTCGAATGGTAACGTAA
- a CDS encoding collagen-like protein: protein MKIGKREKIVIILISMLLVITLIHFLLYRPQSNALSEVNKNWQAAAAQYQEYYKYDLSPKELTLIKDEVDRLEYNYDSAKQLLHINHNFDTTRGIQAILDALQTLKQTEKSAIKTTVKVFANWNITDDVPGLDPKRIPDYLDDLKSKKAVLRLPNLDPTLKQEFTSKYFEIKRKLGFNMVELNQMPPIVSYLKQLKIFNFIKSNLGDYKISEKELFDLLEISTEDKKDIKSYLFILHNANELLKLAIDSEVENVMAINLYNEEPIYRESEKPAAPAPTQPQPGVFPGFPGGPAGIEGPALPPELAGPGAPGMGPAGARGRFPGGFPGYAPQQPQQPTTPQAKPIATAWPIEIKLKANNLAFNKFLYAVSNIPALAELKEIEVQAKEEGKVEVRCKIYYYTGFTAI, encoded by the coding sequence ATGAAAATAGGTAAACGAGAAAAAATAGTTATTATTTTAATCAGCATGCTATTGGTCATAACGTTGATTCATTTTCTGTTATATCGTCCCCAATCAAATGCGCTATCCGAGGTAAATAAAAATTGGCAAGCTGCCGCTGCACAATATCAAGAATATTACAAATATGACCTTTCTCCAAAAGAATTAACTCTCATTAAAGATGAAGTTGATAGATTAGAATATAACTATGATTCCGCAAAACAATTGCTTCATATCAATCACAATTTTGATACCACTAGAGGTATTCAAGCGATTTTAGACGCATTACAAACCCTTAAACAAACCGAAAAAAGCGCAATAAAAACTACCGTAAAAGTTTTTGCGAATTGGAATATAACTGATGATGTTCCTGGACTAGACCCAAAACGTATTCCGGACTATCTCGATGACTTAAAAAGCAAAAAAGCAGTGTTACGCTTACCCAATCTCGACCCAACACTAAAACAAGAGTTTACAAGTAAATATTTCGAAATAAAACGGAAATTAGGATTTAATATGGTGGAATTGAACCAAATGCCACCGATAGTTTCCTATCTTAAACAATTAAAAATTTTTAATTTTATCAAATCTAATCTAGGCGATTATAAAATTTCAGAAAAAGAATTATTTGATTTACTAGAAATATCAACCGAGGATAAAAAAGATATTAAAAGCTATCTATTTATCTTACATAATGCTAATGAACTATTAAAACTCGCTATTGACTCAGAAGTAGAGAATGTAATGGCAATCAATTTATATAATGAAGAACCTATATATCGCGAATCGGAGAAACCAGCTGCACCAGCGCCAACGCAACCGCAACCAGGAGTATTCCCCGGGTTTCCTGGCGGACCAGCAGGCATTGAAGGACCAGCGTTACCGCCAGAATTAGCCGGACCTGGTGCTCCCGGTATGGGACCAGCTGGTGCTCGTGGACGATTCCCTGGGGGTTTTCCTGGATATGCTCCACAACAACCACAACAACCAACAACTCCTCAAGCTAAACCGATAGCTACTGCATGGCCCATTGAAATTAAGTTAAAAGCGAATAATCTAGCATTTAATAAATTTCTCTATGCAGTATCAAATATTCCAGCATTAGCTGAACTGAAGGAAATCGAAGTTCAAGCGAAAGAAGAAGGAAAAGTTGAGGTACGGTGCAAAATTTATTATTATACCGGATTTACCGCTATTTAA
- a CDS encoding glycosyltransferase family 4 protein, whose protein sequence is MRILHLISSSNIGGSPIHTLLLCQELEKLGCKTLIISPQNGSFESEIKKSGIEWIPMDLNAPFRISLYNQLSQMILQKQIDIIHTHELKADFIGFILAWKTRRPLITTIHNMINKGPLPNWKKYVYICLTRLIATRQNKIIAVSDAVRHNTIDKLKIPGDKVITIRNGTKILELNPALDKPSILRNLGLLPNKPVIALISRLIPKQKGHTYFLQAAKLILKQNPKPQFLIIGDGTIRKYLEVLTQQLGIQSDVHFVGWQHNIFDILQSIDICVVPSLWDPLPRIVLEAMAAGIPVVASNVDGIPEAVIDGVTGILVPPANAQRLADACLTLLNHPEKAKQMGYAGRNRAIAEFSSDRHAQEVLKVYEEILSLDQHS, encoded by the coding sequence ATGCGAATTTTACATTTGATTAGTTCATCGAATATTGGCGGGTCGCCTATACATACTCTACTGCTCTGCCAGGAATTAGAAAAACTCGGATGTAAAACCTTAATTATTTCTCCACAAAACGGTTCCTTCGAATCGGAAATAAAAAAAAGTGGTATTGAATGGATTCCGATGGATTTAAACGCACCATTCCGGATTTCCTTATATAACCAGTTATCACAAATGATTTTACAGAAACAGATTGATATAATTCATACGCACGAATTGAAAGCAGATTTTATTGGTTTCATCCTTGCATGGAAAACTCGACGTCCGTTAATTACCACAATACATAATATGATTAATAAGGGACCGCTTCCTAATTGGAAAAAATACGTTTATATATGTTTAACTCGGCTCATTGCTACTCGTCAGAACAAAATTATTGCGGTCTCTGACGCTGTCCGACACAATACGATTGATAAATTAAAAATTCCTGGCGATAAAGTGATTACCATTCGAAATGGTACGAAAATATTAGAACTTAATCCCGCGCTGGATAAACCTTCCATTTTACGAAATCTCGGATTACTCCCAAACAAACCGGTAATCGCGTTAATCTCACGGCTTATTCCGAAACAAAAAGGACATACCTATTTTCTCCAGGCAGCAAAACTAATTTTAAAACAGAACCCGAAACCACAATTTCTCATTATTGGTGATGGGACAATTCGTAAATATTTGGAAGTATTGACCCAGCAACTTGGGATACAATCGGATGTTCATTTTGTCGGCTGGCAACACAATATTTTTGATATTCTGCAGAGTATAGATATTTGCGTAGTACCTTCGCTCTGGGATCCGCTACCTCGAATAGTATTGGAAGCAATGGCAGCGGGGATACCTGTCGTTGCCAGTAATGTCGATGGGATACCCGAAGCGGTGATAGATGGAGTAACGGGAATCCTAGTTCCCCCAGCCAATGCACAGAGATTAGCGGATGCATGTTTAACATTATTAAACCATCCTGAGAAAGCAAAACAAATGGGATACGCTGGTCGCAACCGTGCAATAGCTGAATTTAGCAGCGACCGGCATGCGCAAGAAGTTTTGAAAGTCTATGAAGAAATACTCTCCTTAGATCAGCATTCATGA
- a CDS encoding glycosyltransferase family 4 protein has product MHICLLSRAIPIHHYGGLETHTFTLAHALQHRGHKITIITSAQFTPSAINNPPSAINIVYIPKTKPGRYSLSFFRESAKLINELDKQESFDIIHAQGFAGFGYMFKKTKPLVVTIHGTLTSETLLFTKKFSLSHLWKHRNRLGVTPLYHQLLTRADAIVVDSYFSKQLLLKDQKHIKPKLSVVYLGIDTAYFQPHNKSDAKQKFGFSSDLTLLAFGRIIESKGFQILLEAVINLKDIPYQLIIAGEGPYLIKLKERAKTRKLTQQVRFLGKVSEAELPYLYSAADIFIIPELTAPAFGLVAAEALACGTPVIASNTGALPEVVTPEVGICIPAGDTDKLANAIRELYQNKEKWNQMRYSARTRAETMFTVDRMAEETERIYKSICKI; this is encoded by the coding sequence ATGCATATTTGCTTATTATCGCGCGCTATACCAATTCATCACTATGGCGGTCTAGAAACGCATACATTTACTCTAGCGCACGCATTACAACATCGTGGGCATAAAATTACTATAATTACTTCTGCTCAATTCACTCCATCCGCAATTAACAATCCGCCATCCGCAATTAATATTGTTTATATTCCAAAGACAAAACCCGGACGATATTCTTTGTCCTTTTTTAGAGAATCAGCAAAATTAATAAATGAATTGGATAAACAAGAGTCGTTCGATATCATCCATGCACAGGGATTCGCTGGGTTCGGATATATGTTTAAAAAAACTAAACCGTTGGTAGTTACCATCCATGGCACATTAACTTCTGAAACACTTTTGTTTACTAAAAAGTTTTCATTATCTCATCTCTGGAAACATCGTAACCGGTTAGGAGTTACCCCATTATATCATCAATTATTAACCCGGGCTGATGCGATTGTAGTAGATAGCTATTTTTCAAAACAATTGCTTCTGAAAGACCAAAAGCATATCAAACCAAAATTATCGGTTGTTTATCTAGGGATAGATACCGCTTATTTTCAGCCGCATAATAAATCGGACGCAAAACAGAAATTCGGATTCTCATCAGATTTAACTTTACTTGCTTTCGGAAGAATAATTGAAAGTAAAGGATTCCAGATTCTCCTTGAGGCAGTTATCAATCTCAAAGATATCCCATATCAACTTATTATTGCTGGAGAAGGACCATATCTTATTAAGCTAAAAGAGAGAGCGAAAACCAGAAAACTTACCCAACAAGTACGATTTTTAGGAAAAGTATCAGAAGCAGAATTACCATACTTGTATAGTGCAGCAGATATTTTTATAATTCCAGAACTAACCGCACCTGCGTTCGGGCTCGTTGCGGCAGAAGCGCTAGCTTGTGGAACACCTGTTATCGCCTCGAATACCGGTGCTTTACCAGAAGTGGTTACTCCAGAAGTCGGAATTTGTATTCCTGCAGGCGATACTGATAAACTAGCAAATGCGATTCGGGAATTATATCAGAATAAAGAGAAATGGAATCAGATGAGATATTCTGCACGTACCCGAGCGGAAACAATGTTCACTGTTGACCGTATGGCGGAAGAAACGGAAAGAATCTATAAAAGCATATGTAAAATATAA
- a CDS encoding DUF1189 domain-containing protein, which produces MDGKPQGIFNSIPQSCFNFKFYQEIAKQKVWKSILYLSLLLLIVALILTVYYGTKLQQVIYEGNKIAKQYLPEIRIVNGQAQVNVQQPYIVYKDETFIIMIDTTGQYTSIDTIYQGGMLLTQNSLIVKESELVSRIYELSQFPDMVINKQTIEQWTKIAIIVLWIALPIGLYFYQIVVKWLQIFIFSLFTLSLNNTMKTNLKYSQLVNIGIYALTAPVILDLIYVLVGRPNPLFIWLYIIVYAMYLFMAMKNLKAQDNVSQIPFNL; this is translated from the coding sequence ATGGATGGTAAACCGCAGGGAATATTTAATTCGATTCCACAAAGTTGTTTTAATTTCAAGTTTTATCAGGAAATCGCTAAGCAAAAGGTTTGGAAATCGATTCTTTATCTTTCGCTATTACTCCTAATCGTTGCACTCATTCTCACGGTATATTATGGAACGAAACTGCAACAGGTGATTTATGAAGGGAATAAAATCGCGAAACAATATCTGCCGGAAATTAGGATTGTTAATGGACAAGCGCAGGTTAACGTTCAGCAGCCATATATCGTCTATAAAGATGAAACCTTTATTATAATGATTGATACTACTGGCCAATATACCTCGATTGATACTATTTATCAGGGTGGGATGCTTTTAACCCAAAACAGTCTGATTGTTAAAGAAAGCGAACTGGTGAGTCGAATCTATGAATTATCACAGTTTCCAGATATGGTAATTAATAAACAAACCATTGAACAATGGACGAAAATTGCAATTATTGTTCTTTGGATAGCATTACCAATTGGATTATATTTCTATCAGATTGTTGTTAAATGGTTGCAGATATTCATATTCAGTTTGTTCACCCTAAGTTTAAATAATACCATGAAAACCAACCTGAAATATTCACAACTGGTAAATATTGGGATTTATGCGCTTACCGCTCCGGTTATCCTCGATTTGATATACGTGCTAGTCGGTCGACCAAATCCCCTCTTTATATGGCTCTATATAATCGTCTATGCGATGTATCTTTTTATGGCAATGAAGAACCTGAAAGCGCAAGATAATGTTTCCCAGATTCCTTTTAACCTTTGA
- a CDS encoding insulinase family protein translates to MSQNLGLSLFIISSFIIAITVQAEPAAISYTLDNGMTVVLKEVHTAPVIAMQMWCNRGSIHENEYLGYGISHFMEHMLFKGTEKRKVNQIAQEIREAGGELNAYTSIDRLVFHIVIGSNHFDTGLDIIADVTMHSTFEPAEFEKEKQVILKEINMNLDAPDRIVSRLFWSTAYSVHPYRHPVIGYRELFTQVTRDDLVKYYQRTFVPNNLTLVIVGDFKMEEVKPKIESAFKEFTRKELAPIYIPEEPPQIGLRRAEVEKEVNQTYLEMGYHIPSIYSDDVYPLDVLAVLLGEGNSSRLYQQIKEKLGLVHSINVWSLTPTYPGIFGISATLNEEKRIHAESAIFDEIKKIQTHPIPDTELLKAKKMIASSFIFRQETVQGQAGQLGNDAVTMNNIHYSETYLDKIRQVTAEDVQRVAIKYLRPENLTIAVLKPKTESEIQKTEVRSQQETERKKIKKVILPSGLTVLIKENHDLPLVSIRLVFKGGVVYETDQNNGICNLLQRMLLKGTKNRTAEQIAESIAQVGGKIDTYSGNNSFGVTIDILKDDLSLGLDILSDIVLNPIFPESALEIERQHVLAAIRSQEDDVFPAAMKLLRETLFTVHPYRRLTIGTESTVATITRNDIIQFYKQLCVPKNAVLAIFGDISTETVLNQIQKVFESFDTPIIPYREEITESPITAIRTTTKTKEKQQTVILIGYHGIKITDPRRYTSEVMNAILSGQGSRLFDTIREKQGLAYYVGMIPVLGLDPGMYIFYVGTETDKIEIAIKSILAEIERIKSEDVTDEELIRAKKELIGNKAIDTQTNSAQAFESALDELYGLGYDNLDQYAMRINAVTKDDIRKLANDLFKPNAYALVVVKPKSKNHAILNGQTSE, encoded by the coding sequence ATGTCTCAAAATCTTGGATTAAGCTTATTCATTATTTCCAGCTTCATAATCGCTATTACCGTTCAGGCAGAACCCGCAGCTATCAGTTATACTTTGGATAATGGAATGACAGTCGTGTTGAAAGAAGTACATACCGCGCCGGTGATTGCGATGCAGATGTGGTGTAATCGCGGGAGCATCCATGAAAATGAATATCTTGGGTATGGGATATCGCATTTTATGGAACATATGCTGTTCAAAGGAACAGAAAAACGGAAGGTGAACCAAATCGCGCAAGAAATTCGGGAAGCTGGCGGTGAATTGAACGCGTATACCTCAATCGACCGGTTGGTATTCCATATTGTTATCGGCAGTAACCACTTTGATACTGGACTTGATATTATTGCTGATGTAACCATGCACTCAACGTTTGAACCCGCAGAATTTGAAAAGGAAAAACAAGTTATTCTAAAAGAAATTAATATGAATCTTGACGCACCGGACCGAATTGTTAGCCGATTATTTTGGAGCACAGCGTATTCTGTTCATCCCTATCGGCATCCGGTCATCGGATATCGTGAACTGTTTACGCAAGTTACACGGGATGATTTGGTTAAATATTATCAGCGGACATTCGTTCCAAACAATCTAACATTGGTTATCGTAGGCGACTTCAAAATGGAAGAGGTAAAACCGAAAATCGAATCTGCATTTAAAGAGTTCACTCGGAAAGAGCTAGCACCAATCTATATTCCTGAAGAGCCACCACAGATCGGGTTACGGCGCGCTGAAGTTGAAAAAGAGGTTAATCAGACTTATTTAGAAATGGGATATCATATCCCGAGCATTTATAGTGACGACGTATATCCGCTGGATGTTCTTGCCGTTCTTCTCGGTGAAGGGAACAGTTCTCGATTGTATCAACAGATTAAGGAGAAATTAGGACTAGTTCATTCGATTAATGTTTGGTCATTAACGCCGACTTATCCAGGAATATTTGGTATCTCTGCAACGCTGAATGAAGAAAAACGGATTCACGCAGAATCAGCGATTTTTGATGAAATCAAAAAAATTCAAACTCATCCTATTCCGGATACAGAATTACTTAAAGCGAAAAAAATGATCGCAAGTTCGTTTATTTTCCGACAAGAAACAGTTCAAGGACAAGCAGGACAATTGGGAAATGATGCGGTAACGATGAATAACATTCATTATTCTGAAACTTATCTCGATAAAATTCGGCAGGTAACTGCAGAAGATGTTCAACGAGTAGCGATAAAATATCTGCGACCAGAGAATCTCACAATTGCAGTGTTAAAACCTAAAACTGAATCTGAGATTCAGAAGACAGAAGTGAGAAGTCAGCAAGAAACGGAAAGAAAAAAAATTAAAAAGGTTATACTTCCAAGTGGCTTAACGGTTCTAATTAAAGAGAACCATGATTTACCGTTAGTTAGTATTCGTCTTGTTTTTAAAGGTGGAGTGGTGTATGAAACTGACCAAAATAACGGAATTTGCAATTTGCTCCAACGAATGTTATTAAAAGGCACAAAAAACCGAACCGCAGAACAAATTGCAGAATCAATCGCACAGGTTGGCGGTAAGATTGATACCTATAGTGGAAATAATTCGTTTGGCGTAACCATTGATATTTTAAAAGATGATTTATCTCTTGGATTAGATATCCTATCTGATATTGTCTTAAACCCGATTTTCCCAGAATCAGCGTTGGAAATTGAACGCCAGCATGTTCTTGCGGCTATCCGCAGTCAGGAAGATGACGTTTTCCCAGCTGCAATGAAATTACTCCGCGAAACTTTGTTCACAGTCCACCCCTACCGTCGTTTAACTATTGGAACGGAATCAACTGTTGCCACTATTACCCGGAATGATATCATCCAATTCTACAAACAACTTTGCGTTCCGAAAAATGCGGTACTTGCGATTTTCGGTGATATAAGTACAGAAACGGTTCTCAATCAAATCCAAAAAGTATTTGAGTCCTTTGATACCCCAATAATTCCCTACCGGGAAGAAATAACCGAATCACCGATTACTGCTATCCGCACAACTACAAAAACCAAAGAAAAACAGCAAACAGTTATTCTCATCGGCTACCATGGAATAAAAATTACTGATCCTCGAAGATATACTAGTGAAGTTATGAATGCAATCCTATCCGGACAAGGATCCCGGTTATTTGATACTATTCGTGAAAAACAAGGGTTAGCATATTATGTTGGTATGATACCGGTTCTTGGTCTAGATCCCGGAATGTACATTTTCTATGTTGGTACTGAAACGGATAAAATTGAAATTGCAATTAAAAGTATACTCGCTGAAATCGAACGAATTAAATCTGAGGATGTGACCGATGAAGAATTGATTCGCGCAAAAAAGGAACTTATTGGAAATAAGGCGATTGATACACAAACGAATTCTGCACAAGCGTTCGAATCTGCTCTCGATGAACTGTACGGACTTGGTTATGACAATCTTGACCAATACGCTATGCGGATTAATGCGGTAACAAAAGATGATATCCGTAAATTAGCTAACGATCTTTTTAAACCGAATGCTTATGCATTGGTCGTAGTTAAACCCAAATCAAAAAATCACGCTATCTTAAACGGACAAACTTCAGAATAG
- a CDS encoding glycosyltransferase, whose product MNILYLTYNSVMTLGILRSQVETLLKLLSTKYPNDLKFTLITVERWKEFLNQALKSTFRKELAQSGIRVIIIPRFLSESLRMDSANKSFWQRVWSNLALLIDLNLLGWITLYTLLRYQIQIIHTRSYIPGIIGVFCKKLLRKKFIFDPRGLIPEELALAQGWQESHRKYRVWKHIEKWLLKNADRVYVLSEPFAQHYQKIIPTLKPLITPCCVDINHFSYNSEKRIALRKKLGVEDNLVVVFTVGAFVPYQYLEGGIQLFQHILKLRTDALLFLLTPDKAKIQNYLQKVSDFDIRILDLIKSYTPEFKEMPDYLCACDIALLVRFPSIISKVASPVKFAEYLACGVPVIAYPNIGDTQTIIEQEQVGIVIDLHNESYTILQLQKLLVHLADRETLASRCRTTAINHLSWEKYLDLYYTTYQNLL is encoded by the coding sequence ATGAATATTTTATATTTAACTTATAACAGCGTAATGACTCTCGGTATATTACGATCACAGGTTGAGACCCTCCTAAAACTGCTTTCTACGAAATATCCGAACGATTTGAAGTTTACTCTGATTACCGTCGAACGGTGGAAAGAATTTCTAAACCAAGCATTGAAATCCACATTTCGCAAAGAACTAGCTCAATCCGGAATTCGAGTTATCATTATTCCCCGTTTTCTTTCTGAATCTCTAAGGATGGATAGCGCAAATAAATCTTTCTGGCAGCGAGTTTGGTCAAACTTAGCTTTGCTTATTGATTTAAACTTGTTAGGTTGGATTACGTTGTATACTCTTCTTCGATATCAGATCCAGATTATTCATACCCGCAGTTATATCCCAGGAATAATCGGCGTATTCTGCAAAAAGTTGCTGCGGAAGAAGTTCATCTTCGACCCGCGGGGCTTAATTCCAGAAGAACTCGCGTTAGCACAAGGTTGGCAGGAATCCCACCGAAAATATCGAGTTTGGAAACACATTGAAAAATGGCTGCTGAAGAATGCGGATAGGGTTTATGTTCTCTCGGAACCGTTTGCCCAACATTATCAGAAAATTATTCCAACTTTAAAACCGCTTATCACGCCATGTTGCGTTGATATCAACCACTTTAGTTATAATTCTGAAAAGCGGATAGCATTACGAAAAAAGTTAGGGGTAGAAGATAACCTGGTAGTTGTTTTTACCGTAGGTGCGTTTGTTCCCTATCAATATCTTGAGGGCGGGATACAACTATTCCAGCACATTCTAAAACTGCGCACTGATGCGCTTTTATTCTTATTAACTCCTGATAAAGCCAAAATTCAAAATTATTTACAGAAAGTTTCTGATTTCGATATACGGATTTTGGATTTAATTAAGTCGTATACTCCCGAATTCAAGGAGATGCCTGATTATCTCTGCGCATGTGATATCGCATTGTTGGTTCGGTTCCCCTCGATAATTAGCAAAGTCGCGTCTCCAGTGAAATTTGCGGAATATCTGGCATGTGGGGTGCCGGTTATCGCATATCCGAATATTGGAGATACCCAGACGATTATCGAACAGGAACAGGTAGGTATTGTGATTGACCTGCACAATGAAAGTTATACTATCCTACAGTTACAGAAATTATTAGTCCATCTCGCTGACCGAGAAACACTCGCTTCCCGCTGCCGAACTACGGCTATCAACCATCTTTCTTGGGAGAAATATTTAGACCTTTACTATACTACTTACCAAAACTTATTATAG
- the hemB gene encoding porphobilinogen synthase: MPFPVQRLRRLRKTPQLRKFIQETKLSIDHFVMPYFVCPGKKIKLPIESMPGNFRLSIDELVTAAQQTYSLGIPAILLFGLPAKKDEKASSAYADDGIVQQAVRAIKSAVPELIVITDVCLCEYTSHGHCGILKDRQVDNDTTLAILAQTALSHANAGADIVAPSDMMDGRVAAIRKILDEHNYSDIPILAYSAKFASAFYAPFREAVDSAPQFGDRKSYQLNSANAREALREIALDIEEGADIVMVKPALAYLDIITRAKQTFNIPIAAYNVSGEFSLVKAAAEKGWIDESQVVLEILTSIKRAGADIIISYWANEVAKLI, encoded by the coding sequence ATGCCATTTCCAGTACAACGATTACGGCGTTTGCGGAAAACTCCACAACTTCGCAAATTTATTCAGGAAACGAAATTATCTATTGACCATTTCGTTATGCCATATTTTGTTTGTCCTGGGAAAAAAATTAAGCTGCCGATTGAATCTATGCCGGGCAATTTCCGCCTTTCAATTGATGAATTGGTTACCGCCGCTCAACAAACATATTCGCTGGGGATTCCGGCAATTCTATTATTTGGTCTTCCAGCAAAAAAAGACGAAAAAGCATCCAGTGCATATGCTGATGATGGAATTGTTCAACAAGCAGTTCGTGCGATTAAATCTGCGGTACCAGAACTTATCGTTATTACCGATGTGTGTTTATGCGAATATACCAGCCATGGGCATTGCGGTATACTCAAGGATAGACAGGTGGATAACGATACGACGCTTGCTATCCTTGCACAAACCGCATTATCCCATGCGAATGCTGGTGCGGATATTGTTGCCCCATCAGATATGATGGACGGACGTGTTGCTGCTATCCGAAAGATATTAGATGAACATAATTATTCTGATATTCCGATACTAGCATATTCCGCGAAGTTTGCGTCTGCATTTTATGCGCCATTCCGGGAAGCAGTAGATTCTGCGCCGCAATTCGGTGACCGCAAAAGTTACCAGTTGAATTCAGCAAACGCAAGAGAAGCATTACGTGAAATTGCGCTCGATATCGAAGAAGGAGCAGATATCGTTATGGTAAAGCCTGCGCTCGCGTATTTGGATATTATTACTCGTGCAAAACAGACATTTAATATTCCAATTGCTGCATATAATGTTAGCGGCGAATTTTCGTTGGTTAAAGCAGCGGCAGAAAAAGGTTGGATTGATGAATCACAGGTGGTACTCGAAATTCTCACTAGTATTAAACGAGCAGGTGCGGATATTATTATCAGCTATTGGGCAAATGAAGTTGCGAAATTAATTTGA